A stretch of Palaemon carinicauda isolate YSFRI2023 chromosome 36, ASM3689809v2, whole genome shotgun sequence DNA encodes these proteins:
- the LOC137628539 gene encoding uncharacterized protein has translation MSIYKEFLEKLQHLENNLQELHHEMGHVKGLIRETGQCLKGEDLQHLTNVSAEANQEIKSYHEEMSEVISLSRKDECSEESLVCGSFGICKNTLFSFTCSCPSGFTLDGSECKDVDECAEGKDDCVANATCKNSIGSYSCSCNKHFEGDGRTSCVIWVGVYDGKWTSDGSLVPEDLWVEGYRTDPSSRCGLTVWDSSYKLNHWNCSEDHWGHCQFQMP, from the exons aacTTCATCATGAAATGGGACacgtgaaag GGCTCATCCGAGAGACCGGACAGTGTCTCAAAGGGGAAGACTTGCAACACTTGACTAATGTATCTGCAGAGG cCAATCAAGAGATCAAGTCTTATCACGAGGAGATGTCTGAAGTCATTTCTTTGTCACGAAAAG ATGAGTGCTCAGAAGAAAGTCTCGTCTGTGGTAGCTTTGGCATCTGCAAGAATACCCTGTTCAGTTTCACCTGTTCTTGTCCTTCTGGATTCACCTTAGATGGTTCAGAATGTAAAG ATGTCGATGAGTGTGCTGAAGGAAAAGACGACTGTGTCGCCAATGCAACATGTAAGAATAGTATTGGAAGTTACAGCTGTTCCTGCAACAAACATTTCGAGGGAGATGGAAGAACCTCCTGTG ttatttgggTTGGTGTCTACGACGGGAAGTGGACGAGTGACGGATCTCTCGTCCCAGAAGACCTTTGGGTGGAAGGATACCGAACAGATCCTTCCAGTCGTTGTGGGCTGACTGTTTGGGATTCTTCTTACAAATTGAATCATTGGAATTGTTCAGAAGATCATTGGGGTCATTGTCAGTTCCAGATGCCCTGA